In Mycolicibacter virginiensis, the DNA window CCGAGTTCATCCGAGGTCGCACCGTTGCTGCTGGGCAGAGCCCGGATCACCAGCTGCTCTCGCGGCTCCAGGTCGGTCAACACCTCGCGGGCCACATGGCGCAATCGCCGGGCCACACGATGCCGGTCAACCGCATTACCGACCGACTTGGCGATGATCAGACCGACGCGCGGCGAAGTCGCCGCCGCGTCCCGCAGCGCCGACTCCTCGGACGGGTCCGTCCGTCGGTCGTGTATGACGCGGTCGTACAGGATGAGGTCCGGCTGCACTGCCCTTCGGCCATGCTTGACCGTTGCACCGAAGTCGGCCGATCGTCTCATCCGGTATTGAACCGGGAGCACCGCCGAGCTGCCTGTGCTCAGGCGGTCAGCGAGCGACGGCCCTTGTTGCGCCGGGCGGTGACGATGGCACGACCGGCACGGGTACGCATCCGCAGCCGGAACCCGTG includes these proteins:
- the rpmH gene encoding 50S ribosomal protein L34 — its product is MAKGKRTFQPNNRRRARVHGFRLRMRTRAGRAIVTARRNKGRRSLTA
- the rnpA gene encoding ribonuclease P protein component, translating into MLPVQYRMRRSADFGATVKHGRRAVQPDLILYDRVIHDRRTDPSEESALRDAAATSPRVGLIIAKSVGNAVDRHRVARRLRHVAREVLTDLEPREQLVIRALPSSNGATSDELGTQLRTGLRSIRRAAGAVR